A stretch of Acropora muricata isolate sample 2 chromosome 7, ASM3666990v1, whole genome shotgun sequence DNA encodes these proteins:
- the LOC136923899 gene encoding piggyBac transposable element-derived protein 4-like — protein sequence MATSAQSPETNCASRNDENDVEIQFIDEDELPLACISVLEHPESEEEIGSDDLAEFSGDESEESESEEDEDVEEEEQWVWSEEINRRNDIDFNEFVGLSADVNLRSFTSSKGFFDLFFTDQVWELLVTQTNLYANQKRGATEKSVWYPVSVAEMKGWVAVYLCMGIINKPNILSYWSTDPILSTPFFGATMSRTRFLQILRYLHFVDNSQAPEPHSPNINKLYKIQPLLDLIIPRFRAVYKAERQLAVDETLIKFKGKIHFRQFIPIKPGRFGIKAFTLAKSTSGYVLGSKVYTGKEANVVQKDLGKRAVMLLMEPFLDKGYCLFMDNYYTSVGLFEELEGRKTLACGTVRSNRIGLPKDICDLKAKYVKSLKRGESLYRQKDTLACVTWRDRKPVSVLGTVPTSEDDSGVVERSTKVNGHWVKQNFARPGLITLYNTCMGGVDVSDQRVSSYGRLMRGSVWYYKIFFYLIEVCISNAHILERKSPNHTTRTALDFRKSLISELIEGNSFRRDTQMQPPPAPGIRFIQEHFHHLVRSDKRSTCKVHIQRVDTFYSCAVCGIDM from the coding sequence atggcgacGTCGGCACAATCTCCTGAAACTAACTGTGCCTCTAGAAACGATGAAAATGATGTCGAAATCCAATTTATCGACGAAGACGAATTACCTTTGGCTTGCATCAGTGTTTTGGAGCATCCCGAGTCCGAAGAAGAGATTGGTTCAGATGATTTGGCTGAATTTAGTGGAGATGAGTCAGAAGAATCGGAaagtgaagaagatgaagaCGTTGAGGAAGAAGAACAGTGGGTATGGAGTGAAGAAATAAACAGAAGGAACGATATTGACTTCAATGAATTCGTAGGTTTGTCAGCAGATGTGAACCTCAGATCTTTCACATCAAGCAAAGGTTTCTTTGATCTGTTTTTCACCGACCAGGTATGGGAGTTGTTAGTTACACAGACTAATCTGTATGCAAATCAGAAACGAGGAGCTACAGAAAAGTCTGTGTGGTATCCAGTGTCAGTAGCAGAAATGAAAGGTTGGGTTGCTGTTTATTTGTGTATGGGAATTATAAATAAGCCAAATATCCTTTCCTACTGGAGTACTGACCCCATCCTGTCCACCCCATTCTTTGGTGCCACTATGTCGAGAACAAGATTTCTTCAGATTCTGCGCTACCTTCACTTTGTTGATAATTCCCAAGCTCCTGAGCCTCATTCACcaaatattaacaaattataCAAAATCCAGCCTCTGCTGGATTTAATTATACCAAGGTTCAGGGCTGTTTACAAAGCTGAGAGGCAACTTGCTGTGGATGAAAccttgatcaaattcaaaggGAAAATCCATTTTAGGCAGTTCATCCCCATAAAACCTGGCAGGTTTGGAATCAAGGCCTTTACACTGGCTAAATCAACCAGTGGCTATGTCCTAGGGAGTAAGGTATACACTGGAAAGGAAGCAAATGTAGTCCAGAAAGATCTAGGAAAAAGGGCTGTGATGTTATTGATGGAACCATTCCTTGATAAAGGCTACTGTCTGTTTATGGACAATTATTACACATCCGTGGGGTTGTTTGAGGAACTAGAGGGAAGAAAAACACTGGCTTGTGGCACTGTGAGGTCCAACAGGATAGGCCTACCCAAAGACATTTGTGATTTGAAGGCAAAATATGTAAAAAGTCTCAAAAGAGGAGAATCTCTTTACAGACAAAAAGATACTCTTGCTTGCGTGACATGGCGTGACAGAAAACCTGTCAGTGTCTTAGGCACTGTACCCACAAGTGAAGATGATTCTGGTGTTGTAGAAAGATCAACAAAAGTAAATGGCCACTGGGTAAAACAAAACTTTGCCCGCCCTGGTTTGATTACCCTGTATAATACCTGCATGGGAGGTGTTGATGTTTCTGATCAGAGAGTCAGCTCTTATGGAAGGCTAATGAGAGGTTCAGTGTGGTATTATAAGATTTTTTTCTATCTCATAGAAGTGTGTATATCAAATGCACacattttggaaagaaaatctCCAAATCATACCACCAGAACTGCTCTAGACTTCAGAAAGTCATTGATAAGTGAATTGATTGAAGGAAACTCCTTCAGGAGGGACACACAAATGCAGCCGCCACCAGCCCCTGGGATCCGATTCATTCAAGAACACTTTCACCACCTGGTGAGAAGTGATAAAAGATCTACATGTAAAGTTCACATACAGCGTGTAGATACTTTTTATAGTTGTGCAGTGTGTGGAATAGATATGTGA
- the LOC136923931 gene encoding uncharacterized protein: MIILLGTACIILIVKSCAISLGCNDRGTTTSMQFNVTCDNYLSVYVDGNLLGEGETNIASNGFRKYKVHPGSHVIALRCKGKSPSFVKAIIGSLSNGVVTDNTWKCTNSFSQGWNMRDYPDESWPMAASYGTNFPSILPWGYIKGIEPKAALIWTNDNTGDVEVYCRRNIVFPCTKVKYSFFQPRETNEDIALQGFLLRQVKVASDIECGLRCSQYACASFTVQQLGSRGPRSCELYTESATSKPTSVIKRTGFRYYERIHVYH; the protein is encoded by the exons ATGATCATTCTTCTTGGAACAGCCTGTATCATCTTAATCGTAAAAAGCTGTGCCATTTCTCTGGGTTGCAACGATAGAG GCACCACCACTTCCATGCAATTCAACGTAACTTGTGATAATTACCTCTCCGTGTACGTGGACGGCAACCTGTTGGGTGAAGGCGAAACTAACATAGCCTCCAATGGTTTTCGCAAATACAAAGTCCACCCAGGGAGTCACGTTATAGCTCTTCGTTGCAAAGGCAAATCACCGTCGTTTGTCAAAGCCATCATAGGATCGCTGTCAAATGGAGTAGTTACTGATAACACTTGGAAATGCACCAATAGTTTTTCACAAGGCTGGAATATGAGAGATTATCCAGATGAGAGCTGGCCAATGGCAGCTTCCTATGGAACAAACTTCCCCTCAATATTACCTTGGGGATATATCAAAGGCATTGAGCCCAAAGCTGCGTTGATATGGACCAATGACAACACTGGTGACGTCGAAGTTTATTGTCGAAGAAATATTGTATTTCCGTGCACCAAAG TAAAATACAGCTTTTTCCAGCCACGAGAAACTAACGAAGACATTGCCCTGCAAGGATTCCTCCTTCGTCAGGTGAAGGTCGCGAGTGACATAGAATGCGGGCTTCGATGCAGTCAGTACGCATGCGCATCATTTACGGTACAGCAATTGGGAAGCCGCGGGCCAAGATCGTGTGAGCTTTACACAGAATCTGCGACAAGCAAACCGACAAGTGTTATCAAGAGGACAGGTTTCCGCTACTACGAACGTATCCATGTTTACCACTGA